From Papilio machaon chromosome 2, ilPapMach1.1, whole genome shotgun sequence, the proteins below share one genomic window:
- the LOC106716910 gene encoding uncharacterized protein LOC106716910, translating to MSYEKMEVVNPAEKEASEVLHSLLSVERRSVDSKEAIIVSIPADQNGGGEYGESAQWHTPVMGQHSVFELSTAQGLQQHTYNGHQEQVLWQGHTIQVENGDGNLQAMQGTYSIEFEPNVDGETGDMDVDTKPKVEKKVAVKRKKKMAESDSDEDVFDNKLEDNPAQVKERLKRGCDCKDNCYRGLNPEAVYRHRLNIAELTKSEHDMYLMGITMASLANPAETSRHKVRRRLRACYVYQGRKVCLEAFLYLENVTHYQLKRIRQHVMTHGVAPRIHGNVGKKPYNTFTLDIYKHATNFLKEYLKQHASSPKDVQPSGEGGKKTSKTVIIQGDSRKHLFEAYKEYGEILEPGVKLMGYSTFRAFMKDQFPQVKFATKKQEMPKDMVPFRSGKCMSYDKNKDPIRIQQEKEKAEAKKAAMEAKKKEDMEREQQAQQEAQQQQQQQQQQQQQQQQQQQQQQQQVQHQQQQQVQQVQVQQHQQMQNQGPHVVIHQQQPQQQQTMQQQMLVPQVSQHQQVLTQQVGGVQQVSQQHCVQPLGVSEDSGQPVEMAQQVIPLAVVQQPQQAYLVTPVSHFQTRVQGAWYRH from the exons ATGTCCTACGAGAAGATGGAGGTGGTAAATCCGGCAGAAAAGGAAGCCAGTGAGGTGCTGCACTCTCTGTTATCCGTGGAGCGTCGTAGTGTTGACAGCAAGGAAGCGATAATTGTTTCCATTCCGGCCGATCAAAATGGTGGAGGCGAGTACGGCGAAAGTGCCCAATGGCACACACCAGTCATGGGACAACATTCAGTCTTTGAACTGAGTACAGCACAAGGTTTGCAACAACATACTTACAATGGACATCAAGAACAG gTGCTTTGGCAAGGGCATACAATACAAGTGGAAAATGGGGATGGTAATCTGCAAGCGATGCAGGGAACATACAGTATTGAATTTGAACCAAATGTTGATGGTGAAACTGGGGACATGGATGTTGACACAAAACCAAAGGTTGAAAAGAAAGTTGCTGTtaagagaaagaaaaaaatggcaGAATCAGATAGTGATGAGGACGTTTTTGATAACAAATTGGAAGATAATCCTGCACAG GTCAAAGAAAGACTGAAACGTGGCTGTGACTGCAAAGATAATTGCTACAGAGGGTTGAATCCTGAAGCTGTGTATCGGCACAGACTAAATATTGCAGAGTTGACAAAAAGTGAGCATGACATGTATCTGATGGGCATTACAATGGCAAGCTTGGCAAATCCTGCTGAAACATCTCGGCACAAAGTCAGGAGGAGATTAAGGGCATGCTATGTTTATCAAGGGAGAAAGGTTTGTTTAgaagcttttttatatttggaaaATGTTACACATTATCAGCTCAAGCGGATTAGACAACATGTAATGACGCATGGAGTGGCACCCCGGATACATGGTAATGTTGGTAAGAAGCCATATAACACTTTCACATTAGACATATATAAACATGCTACTAACTTCCTGAAGGAATATTTAAAGCAACATGCAAGCTCACCGAAAGATGTACAGCCATCAGGGGAGGGAGGCAAGAAAACAAGCAAAACAGTTATAATACAAGGCGATTCAAGGAAGCACTTATTTGAAGCATACAAAGAATATGGAGAAATTTTGGAACCCGGTGTGAAGCTTATGGGCTACTCGACTTTCAGAGCATTCATGAAAGATCAATTTCCTCAAGTTAAGTTTGCGACCAAGAAGCAGGAGATGCCAAAAGATATGGTGCCTTTCCGCAGCGGTAAGTGTATGTCAtatgataaaaacaaagacCCTATTAGGATACAGCAGGAGAAGGAGAAGGCTGAAGCTAAAAAGGCAGCAATGGAAGCAAAGAAGAAAGAGGATATGGAGAGGGAGCAACAAGCTCAACAAGAAGCCCAACAACAACAGCAGCAACAGcagcagcaacaacaacagcaacaacaacaacaacagcaGCAGCAACAACAAGTACAACACCAACAACAGCAACAAGTTCAACAGGTGCAAGTGCAACAACATCAACAGATGCAAAATCAAGGCCCCCATGTTGTTATACATCAGCAGCAAccgcaacaacaacaaacaatGCAACAGCAGATGTTGGTGCCACAAGTGAGCCAACACCAACAAGTATTGACTCAACAAGTGGGTGGTGTTCAACAAGTTTCACAACAGCACTGTGTACAGCCTCTGGGAGTGTCCGAGGATAGCGGGCAGCCGGTGGAGATGGCTCAGCAAGTCATACCTCTTGCTGTTGTGCAGCAGCCTCAGCAGGCTTACCTTGTTACACCAGTGTCACATTTCCAAACACGTGTACAAGGAGCCTGGTACAGACATTGA